The following proteins are encoded in a genomic region of Fusarium oxysporum f. sp. lycopersici 4287 chromosome 1, whole genome shotgun sequence:
- a CDS encoding hypothetical protein (At least one base has a quality score < 10) produces the protein MVATGLKEGSTAAYAVAKDRVFAVYISDDGLIRVSEFDEDSEEWDDAEVDGLGDISVHDQSHITVAGLPSMNLVLYQAPDGTIKTIMHDKDSDRWTEEFNIPGSAATGTPIAGFSTDEALIVSFFGQDNEIHAHTRDFESGDWTDKTIPDSSFDDTVDSLIVAQDKDSGNFEAYVLSNNTVYNITKTGSRETVGSFSRDGDFVPSTKAESGGCYSNNWGNYCGGYTCYRGCSCGCGRGYLCGCYSCGCGCPRPRRCPPCW, from the exons ATGGTTGCCACTGGATTAAAGGAGGGCTCAACTGCGGCTTACGCCGTAGCCAAAGACAGG GTCTTTGCTGTATACATCAGTGATGATGGCCTTATCAGGGTCAGtgagtttgatgaggatTCTGAGGAGTGGGATGATGCCGAGGTCGATGGCCTCGGTGATATCTCCGTCCATGATCAAAGCCACATCACTGTCGCAGGTCTCCCTAGCATGAACTTGGTCCTGTATCAGGCACCTGATGGTActatcaagaccatcatgcACGATAAGGATTCCGATAGATGGACTGAGGAATTCAACATCCCTGGATCCGCGGCAACTGGAACTCCTATTGCCGGGTTTTCGACTGACGAGGCTCTCATTGTGAGCTTCTTCGGACAAGACAACGAGATCCATGCTCATACCCGGGACTTCGAGAGCGGCGATTGGACTG ACAAGACTATCCCTGACTCCTCCTTTGACGATACCGTCGACAGCCTCATCGTCgcccaagacaaagacagcGGCAACTTTGAGGCCTATGTCTTGTCCAACAACACGGTCTACAACATTACCAAGACCGGCTCTCGTGAAACCGTCGGTTCTTTCAGCCGGGATGGAGATTTTGTGCCCTCCACCAAAGCAGAGTCTGGTGGCTGTTACAGCAACAACTGGGGTAACTATTGCGGTGGCTACACCTGTTATAGGGGCTGTAGCTGCGGCTGCGGACGTGGCTACCTCTGCGGTTGCTACAGTTGCGGCTGCGGATGCCCTCGCCCACGCCGTTGCCCgccttgttggtga